The window ATTGATCGTTTTCAAATACAAACCGGCAATTTATATTTCTTCTATCATTTATGTACAAACcgtcatagattttctaaactGAAACAAGACATTATTATGATCATCAATTATAATTGCATTTTGAGTACAGCTGGCCATTTTTAAATGCAAGATGATTTCTCGTTTCTACCCTAATCATTTATGTAAAAATCGTTCACTGATTTTGTTAATCAAAAACAAGATACTAGTATGACTATCAATTGTGAATGCATTTGAGTTTTACGGATCATTTTCAAATGCAAATGCATGCCAGCGTTTCCGGATCTTGTTAATTGAAATAAGATATCTATAAACACATTATTTATAAATGCATTGAACATTAGTGATAATTTTCAAATGCAAGTTGTTGATTTTTGTTCTTACATTCGCAATAACTGCTCGCAGATTTTGGTAACcgaaataagatattaaaaaaaattaattatgaatGCATTTGTGCATTATTAGTGATGATTTTCAAATACAAGCTGTTATTTTCTTGTTCCTACGTTTGTGAAAATCAATGTAAAAACCGATTGTAGATATGAATGTTAATTATAAATGCATTTTGAGTATTATTAGACGTTTAAGATATGATGAgacaatgataataataataatatgtattCCTTTTGCGAATTCAAAGCATGTAATTGAGTTCTTATAAGCAATTTATAGAAAAATTTCATATCAATTTAACGCAAACTTTTCAATTAAAACTGaggcatatttcttaaaattctgTACTGTTTTCCAAAAATTCCACTTCAGACCATTGCAATTTTTTTCCTATTCCTTGGATATGCAATAAATTTGATGTTTTTCCAAAATCCGCTCGATATCGCAATGCCACTAAATTCTAGGCCAGACGGGAGGAATTAAGCAAGATTGGGACTACTAGTATTGTACTAGGACTCTGAAACCTCAACAAACATTCTCACACAAGATCTCATGCAATAAATACACACAAAATCCATCTCATTATGTTTGGTTTTGCATGCAAAATTTCTACGGAATGAGGTAAGGCAGGCCACACGTGGATACTACAAAACGTACGTGTAACTCTCCGAACTACCTACGACACTCTCTCTCACTCCGCTATATAACTCTCCCTACAGACACTCACTTTGCCGACAATACTCTCCTCTTTTTTCTTGCTTCTTGTAATACTTGAACATCCTCTTCTCCTTCCTTAAAATCCAATGGCGGCGCAAAGCGAATTCCGTCCGGTGGACCCCACTGTCTGGCGAGCATGCGCCGGGAATTTCGTGCATGTTCCGGCGGTGGGCTCCAGGGCTTATTATTTCCCGCAAGGCCATGCAAATGCGATCAACACCTCGGCGTCTCTGATTCAATCCCAGCCGTTCGTTGTCTGCCGCGTTCTGGGCGTTGATTACTTGGCCGACATGGAGACTGATGAGATTCTGGCCAAGATTCAGCTCTTTCCGGTGGAGTCCGAGTCGGCCGAGTCGACTCAGTCCGAGTCCCCCGAGTTGACTCAGCCCGAGTTCGCCTCCGTCGTGAAGGTGCTGACGCCGTCCGACGCGAACAACGGCGGCGGGTTCTCGGTCCCGAAGTCCTGCGCCGAAACAGTGTTCCCGCCGCTGGACTTCGCCGCCGACCCGCCTGTGCAGACCCTGATGGTGAAGGACGTGCTTGGTGCAGTGTGGGAGTTCCGCCACATCTACCGCGGGACGCCACGTAGGCATCTCCTCACCACAGGCTGGAGCAAATTCGTCAACGCCAAGAAACTCGTCGCCGGGGACTCAGTCGTGTTCATGCAGTCCAAAAGGAGTCAACAGAATTTCGTCGGCATTCGCAGAGCCGCCAAGGCCAAAAACGTGGCGTCCACTAGTCGCTGGAACTATCTGGACTTGAAAGAAGGAGAGGAGGACAAGAGTGCTGAGAATGCGGTTAAGCAAGTGATGGAGAAGGCTGTGAAAGGATTAGGGTTCGAGATTGTGTATTATCCCAAAATCGATGTTTCTGATTATGTGGTGCAGGCTGAGAGGGTGGAGAGTGCGACTTTTGGCGTGGACTGGATGATCGGGACTCGGGTCAAGATGGCGATGGAGACGGAGGATCTGTCGAGGATGACTTATATTCAAGGGACTGTGTCCAAGATTCATCAAGTAGGTGGAGTACAGTCTCCATGGAAAATGCTTCAGGTATGATTTTGTGTGCTGTCAAGTCATTTATTGTGCTGCAGTTCGTATATGTCAATGTAATTTATATGTTAATAATGTCATTAGTccttgaaattaatttaattacgaGAAATGGCTAGCATTTCTGTATAATCTGTTGGTTTCTGTACTGGTTTAGTAGTAGATTGTGCAATCTTGCTAGCTTTTACAGACAAATTCACATTATTTTGTTCttgttagtttcattcttgcggTGTCTTAGCTTCTTACTTTGGTGTGACTGCTTTCTTATgaatttatgttttatatgttaAACCTCATGTGTATCTAATTGAGGTATTTAATGAATGAGAAAGAAAAGGGAAGCCATTAAATGGTTTGAATCTGGTATATAGCAGGACATGAACAAAGACATTCTGATTTGTTCTTGAGAATCATTATTCTCCTGGCCAGTGACCATTGGAACACAAGGACACATCTCCTTTGTCATCCATGTCTGTCCTCTCCAACTCTGTAAAGCCATGATCATCGAAGTGTAACAAAATAGTAGTGGATGTGGCCCTGTGTGTTACTCTAAATTTGTATATGCTTGAAGGCTGTAATCTCATGTCATCTATATTATTACTCTGTGTACATGGTTTTGATGctaattgtataaatatatcTGAAACCTTGTCTGAAATGCCGTAGAGGATCCTTTATATGAGGCATACTGTTAGGACAGAGTTATTTCTTATAGCCTGGACCCTGTCCATGGGGTGGGTTGGCGTCTTGGTGACAAATGAGGAAGTATGAGAAACGCCAGGATTGGGTTGTGTGTGCCTTTGTTCACCTGTCATGACTTTTAAGACATGCGTTTCTCCGAGTTATAGGGTCGGTGGTAAGATATTATAAAATGGATGCAATGTAAGTTGTTCTGTATTTTACAAGGTCAAGTTCTTTCTATAAACGTCCAAGAGATTTGACTGATGTTTACGTGTTATTTGACATGCGCTCCTTCAAATTATGGGGTGGGTGGTAAGATATCATCAAACGGATGCAACGTaagttgttctttttttataaGGTCAAGTTCTTTCTATAAACGTCCAAGAGATTCGGCCGATGTTTACGTGTTTTTTTTGACATGTGCACCTTCACTTTATGGGGAGGGTGGTGAGATATCATTAAACGGATGCAACGTAAGTTGTTCTGTATTTTATAACGTCAAGTTCTTTCTGTAAACGTCTAAGAATTTCAGCCAATGCTTACTTATGATAACGTTACCAAATCTTCATGTTGTGTACTTGATTTTTAGTGTATCATATTCACATAATTGTGTTGCTGTTTGCCGATTTGTGCAGATATAGTCAAACCTGGGGTCCTTAGCTGGTTTCTGGTGATAAGTGATAACTTCTTATTTTTGTGGATTTGTGCAGTTTCTAGTTACTTTCTTTGAGAACCTGagggtttctagtttctagttATTTTTGTGGATGTATCACATAGATACAGTACACCATGTCTTTCCTTCAGATTtaagatataaaaaaacaatattattctactatttATTGTGCACCCTCACAGAAAAACTTctatgtgaatatatatatataaattaaaattggtcGATATGTTGCGCCTCAATGTTGATTTGCACCTTTAAATAgtcatgtaatatatttttccttGCCTACATGTGCTGTTTTTTCCTCGTCCAAGTTACTTTGTGTGTATAAACTTGTTGTATGCATGGTTATACTAGCACATACAACCGTTGGAGCTGTGACAGTGGGGATATTGAGTATTCTTCGTATGTAGAAAGTCTTTGATACTAGCCACTATACTTCAGTATAAACTATTACTGATTGTGTTCCTTGTCATTTCTGTTTATTTGCTctggatattcatattttccTTCGACAGGTTACCTGGGATGATCCTGAAGTAGTGAAGAATGTTATGAATGTGAGTCCTTGGCAAGTGGAATGTGTGTCACTACTGGAGCAGTCAGAAGTCCCTGCTGCGAAGAGAAGTAAACTTTCTGTGGATGCAGGGTCGCCGCTCCATAGAGAAGGTGCAGTCATTCCAGGAGACGGTGAAATTTTTGAGGATGCAGGGTTACTGCCTGGCAGAGATGGAGAACTTTTTCCAGTGACAAGGTCAAGTAGTTCGGTGGCAGAGCCCTTTAACGCGGACTTGAACCCATTACTGATGAACGCTGGTTCCTATCCTGGGGGGATACAGGGGGCCAGGCAGGATCATATATGTGTTTCAGGCATCTCCAATTTCTTTCACGAAAACACACATCAATTTGACATTACCTTTTCTGTTTGCAACAGGTCTCCAGTAACTGAAGCTGTTTATACTGAAGGGGATACTGTGAGTAGCTCATCGGCTGATCCTCCCAAGGAAATCCAGTTCTTCGACAATGAGGCAGTTGGAACACAAGGCTGCAGTGATTCACCCAAAGTCGGTATCAACTCATTCCagttgtttggtcagatcatcCACCTGTAATAGTCTGTTGAAGTGGAGTGGAAGGGAATGCGAAGCTGTGGGAACGCACGGGTTCATCTTCCACCACCTCATCTACAGATACTATTTGTATGCTTTTGGTTGTGTTTTGAGTATAAACTCTGAAACGATGCACATCTTGCTTTTATTGTCTTTCAATGTCGCTGTACTGTACTTCTGGTAATCAGATAACGCTGGTCTGTTGACTATTTTCGTATACATATATCTGCCTGCCTTTGCGGAGTAGTTTAAATTTCTCTAGCGggaattattgttttattttatttagttcgTGCTCTTGGTGGATGAGCCGATGAACATACCCGTATACTGATGCTCTATTTACCTGTAGCTGTTACAAATAGACTACATCAGGCATGTTAAGCAGTTGGAATAAGTGGTTCTCGCCTGATTTGATATCGGAAAAAGAGGTGAGGAATGGTTGCTAAATTATGCAGGTATGTCAATTATGAAGTCATTCGGTTCATGATTAATGAGCCCGGTCAATGGCGTCACCATCATAATCTCAAACTACTAATGTATGTATTGTTTTGATGTTTGGATTAATTTTGTCAGAAAGAATATAGGTATAGAAACCCGAACCCACTTGGGGGGAAATGAGAATTGGAACCTTTatgtgttggtgtttggattaataattttgtgaaatgaAATATTGGAATAGGAACTGCAATCTCAAAGTGAgcataaaatcaatttttacACTCTCCTTAGAGTATCCATTTTCGTATTTCTCATTCCCTTACCATTCCAATTCTCACTCAAGATCCAAACATCATGTATATGGGTGTGTATTGTTCTCATTTTTATTCCCGATTTCAATTCCCATTCACGATCCAAAAgccttatatgtgtgtgtttatcATGTTCTAAATATTGTTCTCATTTCCATTCCCGATTCCAATCCTCACGAATCACGATCCAAACGATCCAAACACCCTGTATATGTGTACCGTGTTCTGAATTGGTTTTTGTGTATATGAACACAAACATGTCGCTTTCTACAGGAGTGATCTTTCACCAAAGTTCAATACACTTTCACCGTTGTCTCCATTCATATGCGCTTCTTGTTGCTTAGCAGCTTTTCTTTACAAAATTTGTATCTAGCAAACTGCCTGTTTTATCGGAATATTATCCCAAACCAAAAACTCCAAAATCCGGATTGGATACTGTTGGTGCGTGACTGAGGCTGACGTAAAGTTGCTTGACGTCATGAGAGGATGACAGGACGAGACGTATGCACATGACGACATGACGGCTGCTTTGAATTGCTGAAGAACGAGTCTGAAGGAAAGGATAAGTATTGAAGAGGTTATGAGCGGATAAACAGGAGGGATAAGGCATAGCTGCACGTGGAGTGATAGTAGGGCTGTTAGTTGTGTTTTAACTTGTATAAATAGTCCTTAAAATCAAAGAGAAGGGGCAAGTAACATCAGCCCATATACATTGTAATATACTTTGAATCATAGTGAAGCATTCTTGGCAGGGTCACAACCCTCCCGCGGTTTTTCCCTCTTACGaggttttccgcgtcaccaatTCTTGTCCTTTTTACCTTATTGTTTTTAGCTTAATTTCTTTAGCATTTAACCCCGCAAAATCTAGCACGAAcaattggcgccgtctgtgggaaactTGCTAAAGAATCTACGAGGAGACGTATGACGACGGGTGATCAACAACAACATGGCTCTACGAGCCAGGGGGATAATCCCACAATACAGCAACTGTTGGAAACGATCCGGAAGATGCAGGATGACATGAGTTCTCAACAAGAGGCGTGGAGAACCGAGAGAGAAACACTACAGAGAGAACTCACGACAGCTAGATCCAAGTCTAACCCCACGGAGAAAGGAGTGTTGGGCAGTGTGGCTAGGCGCTTGAACATGGACGACGAAGAAGAGGAGCAATACGACGAGGAAATCGAAATGGAAAGCCCAGAACAAAGGGGTCCTGAGgttaacaacaataataatggTGGAGGTCCGGATGATGGCAATGGTGGTCCAGAGAAGCAAGACAAAAATGACAAACGCGACAAGGGaaacaagaagaaaaagaagaaggaaAACAAATCCAGTAAGTCACGTAGTCATGACACAATGCGCAAGGAGTTACAGGCCCTCAAAGAGATGGTACAACGCATTCCTGGGGTACCCAAACCCTTGGAAAAAGCTACGCCCCTGAGTTATGCAGACTCGCCCTTCTCTGACAGCATAGCGATGGTCGAGACCCCGAAGCGATTTGCAGTCCCACCCATGAAAGCATATGACGGCACGACTGACCCACAGGAGCATGTGGCACAGTACAAGCAGAGAATGTTCACTGTACCCATCACGAGGGAGCTCAGGGAACCATGCATGTGCAAGGGATTTGGCTCAACACTCACGGGACCGGCCTTACAGTGGTATGTGGGCCTACCTAACGGGAGCATTGAGACCTTTGCTGACCTCGTCGACGCCTTCAATCTCCAGTTTGCAAGTAGCAGAGTATTTGAAAAGACCACGAGTGACTTGTACAAGATTACTCAGAGGTACAGAGAACCACTCCGAGAGTACTTGACCAGATTTAATCGAGAAAAAGTTAccatcaccaattgtgacattCCAACAGCCATTGAAGCCTTCAGAAGGGGCTTAGAACGGGACTCCCCACTCTACGATGAGCTAACAAAATACCCTTGCAAGACTTTAGATGACGTTCAGGCTAAGGCAATGGCCCAAGTACGATTGGAGGAGGATAAACGGGATCATGATGACAAGTATTACCGGCCAAACAGGAAGATCTTGACAACCAAGACCAGGGACTACAGACCATACTCAAGAGATGCCAGAGATGTGAAGGAGGAACCACGCGTCAACTCGACCCAGGAACAGACAGATTGGAGGAAGGATCCCAATCTTCCCCCAACTTATGACAGTTATGGGTTCACGATCACACCAACGGAGATGATGAGGGAGTTTACCAAAATGGGAGACACGGTCAAATGGCCGGTTAAGAGCAACAAACCAAAGGCTAACCCTGAGTCAAAGTTGTGGTGTGATTATCATGGCGACTATGGACACAAAGCTTCCGACTGTGTTGCGTTGCGACGTGAACTCCAATACCTGGTCCGCAAGGGATACTTGACAGAATTCATGGCCGGCAAGACGACGGGTGTCATACGCGACTCCCCACACAAGACCCCCTCAAAGCAACTGCCCCCACCACCATACCACAAGATCATAAACTTCATAGCTGGAGGTAGTGAGATTAGTGGAACTACATACTCACAGGCAAAACGTGTGGCTAGGGGAAAAGCTCCACAGATGATGGTGGTTGCTGAAAAGAATGACACGACGCCTGCACTTGTATTTGGCGACCCTGACAGACAACATGTAATGGAGCCTCAACATGACAGCCTAGTGATATCGCTACCCGTCGGTAACTGTTTCATCAAACGGATCATGGTGGACAACGGCAGTGCTGCCAACATAATGATGAAGGACACATTACGACAAATGGCCCTTGAGGACAGTGACATGATCAAGAAACCAACCACTCTAGTGGGATTCAGTGGCGAGACGAAGAGAACCATTGGAGAAATCACACTGCCTACGTATGTCAAAGGCGTCAACATATTGACCAAGTTTCTGGTCATAGATTGCGACTCAACGTACAACATAATCATGGGCAGACCTTGGATTCATGACCTACAGGCCGTGCCCTCCACATTCCATCAAGTTCTCAAATTCCCAACACCTTGGGGGTCCAAGAAATACGAGGAGAACAAAGTGTGGCGAGAGAGTGTTACAAGACATGTATGAAACCTACGGTTCAGTGTGACAGCATGCAAGACAACAGGGTGCCTATAAGCGGACCAGAAAAACTAGCAGAAGTGGACTTGGCAGATGGAGACAAGAAAGTTCTTGTGGGAGAAGATTTAACGCCCACCTTGGAGGCAAACCTAGTTGAATTCCTCACGACACGACTGGACGCCTTCGCATGGGATCACGAAGATATTACGGGAATCAGCCCGGACGTCATCACACACAAGTTGAATGTGGATCCAGATTTTAAACCTATACAGCAGAAAAGGAGGAAGTTTGCAGCTGAAAGAAACAAGATTGTCAACGAGGAGGTGTCACGTCTATTGAAGGCAGGGATGATCAAAGAAGTCGAGTATCCAGAGTGGCTCGCCAACGTGGTCATAGTGCAAAAGAAGAACGGCAAATGGAGGGTTTGTGTGGATTACACTGACCTAAACAAGGCATGTCCAAAAGACCCCTTCCCATTGCCCCACATTGACACAATGGTAGACTCCACGGCTGGACATGAGCTGCTAACGTTTTTGGACGCCTCGAGTGGATTCAACCAAATTCAGATGGAACCTAGTGATGCCGAGAAGACAGCCTTCATCACGGAGAGAGGCATATACTGCTACTTAGCCATGCCATTTGGCCTACGCAATGCAAGTGCCACTTTTCAAAGACTAGTCAACAAAATGTTCAAACAACAAATTGGACGCACTATGGAGGTGTACATCGACGACATGGTTGTCAAGTCAAGGCGAGCAGAAGATCATGTTAGGGACCTTAAGGAAGCATTCGACATACTCCGAGAATTCAACATGAAGTTAAACCCCAGCAAATGCAACTTTGCCGTCTCCTCTGGAAAATTCTTGGGACATATGGTGACAAGGAGAGGAATCGAAGCTAGCCCTGAACAAGTAAAGGCAATATTTGATCTGACAAGTCCATCCAACATGAAGGAGGTCCAAAAATTGACAGGAAGAGTGGCTGCCCTGAACAGATTCATCTCACGGTCATCTGACAGGTGCAGAATGTTTTATGACGTGTTGAGAAAGAATAAAGGTTTTGAATGGACGCCTGAGCATGAACAAGCACTCATGGCCTTGAAAAATTACCTCACCACACCTCCACTCCTCGCCAAACCCGTACCAGGAGAGGAACTCTACCTTTATCTTTCCGTGACGGAACATGCTGTCAGCAGTGTACTTGTGAAGCAAGTCGACAACACACAGTTTCCAGTATACTACGTCAGCAAGAGCCTGATCGACACGGAAACGAGGTACACGCCCCTGGAGAAGCTAGTCTTGGCCCTCGCCATGACATCGACAAAGCTAAGACACTACTTTGAGACACACAAAATCCGAGTGATGACTAACTTCCCCTTGAGGATGGTGTTGAGCAAACCGGACATGACGGGACGTATGGCAAAGTGGTCAATCCGCCTGAGCACTTACGATATCGTCTATGAACCCCGAACCGCTATAAAATCTCAAGCACTGGCCGATTTTGTGGCTGATTTCAGTCCGAGTCTCATGACACAAGCAGAGGTGGAGTGTCAACAGTTGACGACAACACAGGATCAGGGGCCTTGGATCTTGCACACAGACGGGGCGTCCAACGTGAATGGCACCGGGTTAGGACTCGTCCTCAAATCGCCACAGGGGGACACCATGCCATATGTAATATGCTGTGACTTCAAAGCAACAAACAACGAGGCTGAGTACGAGGCACTAATTATGGGACTGATCATCGCAAAAGACTTAAAGGTTAAACACATCAATATCAACTGTGATTCTCTTCTAATTGTTAATCACGTCAATGGCTCTTACGAAGCTAAAGACACCAAAATGTCATTATACCTTAACACTGTGAAACAACTACAACACTCGTTTGACACGTTCAACATTCAACAGGTGCCTAGAGAACTCAACACGCAAGCTGACGCCTTGGCAGGACTAGGTGCCGTCATGAAAGACAACAACATTCTCAACGTCCCAATTATTCACGTCCTGAAACCAGCCAATGTAAGGACAGAGGACCAGATGGCAGCCCACATAATGGACATAGAAGAAGCATGCTGTGACAAAGACAAATGGATCTAGACATATAAGGACTACCTCCAGCTAGGAGACCAACCCACTGATCGTAATGAAGCCAGAATGCTACGCATGAAGGTCTCAAGGTTCGTCATGATCGATGAAGTCCTATTCAAGAAGTCAGCAACTGGGCTCCTGCAGAGATGTCTTACCAGCAGTGAAGCAGATGTAGTATTACGAGATCTTCACGAAGGAGAATGCGGGAATCACACAGGGGGAAGAAACTTGTCACTCAAAGTGCTAAGAATGGGATACTATTGGCCAACTGTGAGACAAGACGCCATAGACTTTGTCAACAAATGCGATGCCTGTCAACGACATGCACCTGTCATCCACCAGCCGTCAGAGCACCTACACACCTCTGTACCGTCGTGGCCGTTCATGAAATGGGGAATGGACATTGTCGGGAAACTTCCCACTGCACCAGGCCAGAAAGTGTTCATGCTCGCCATGACGGATTACTTCTCCAAATGGATTGAGGCAGAAGCCTACCGACAGGTAACTTCAAAAGAGGTCATCTCCTTCATCAAGAAGAACATATTGTGCAAGTTTGGGGTACCATCTGAAATCATATGTGACAATGGGTCTCAGTTTATAAGCAACAAGACGGAAGCATTTTGCAAGAAATACAACATCACCCTAATCAAGTCAACACCACGTTACCCGCAAGCAAACGGACAAGCTGAGTCGAGCAACAAAATTATCATTAACAATTTGAAGAAAAGGCTGACATCCCACAAAGGACGATGGGCTGAAGAACTACCCTGGGTT of the Daucus carota subsp. sativus chromosome 4, DH1 v3.0, whole genome shotgun sequence genome contains:
- the LOC108217357 gene encoding auxin response factor 17, which produces MAAQSEFRPVDPTVWRACAGNFVHVPAVGSRAYYFPQGHANAINTSASLIQSQPFVVCRVLGVDYLADMETDEILAKIQLFPVESESAESTQSESPELTQPEFASVVKVLTPSDANNGGGFSVPKSCAETVFPPLDFAADPPVQTLMVKDVLGAVWEFRHIYRGTPRRHLLTTGWSKFVNAKKLVAGDSVVFMQSKRSQQNFVGIRRAAKAKNVASTSRWNYLDLKEGEEDKSAENAVKQVMEKAVKGLGFEIVYYPKIDVSDYVVQAERVESATFGVDWMIGTRVKMAMETEDLSRMTYIQGTVSKIHQVGGVQSPWKMLQVTWDDPEVVKNVMNVSPWQVECVSLLEQSEVPAAKRSKLSVDAGSPLHREGAVIPGDGEIFEDAGLLPGRDGELFPVTRSSSSVAEPFNADLNPLLMNAGSYPGGIQGARQDHICVSGISNFFHENTHQFDITFSVCNRSPVTEAVYTEGDTVSSSSADPPKEIQFFDNEAVGTQGCSDSPKVGINSFQLFGQIIHL
- the LOC108217358 gene encoding uncharacterized protein LOC108217358, which encodes MTTGDQQQHGSTSQGDNPTIQQLLETIRKMQDDMSSQQEAWRTERETLQRELTTARSKSNPTEKGVLGSVARRLNMDDEEEEQYDEEIEMESPEQRGPEVNNNNNGGGPDDGNGGPEKQDKNDKRDKGNKKKKKKENKSSKSRSHDTMRKELQALKEMVQRIPGVPKPLEKATPLSYADSPFSDSIAMVETPKRFAVPPMKAYDGTTDPQEHVAQYKQRMFTVPITRELREPCMCKGFGSTLTGPALQWYVGLPNGSIETFADLVDAFNLQFASSRVFEKTTSDLYKITQRYREPLREYLTRFNREKVTITNCDIPTAIEAFRRGLERDSPLYDELTKYPCKTLDDVQAKAMAQVRLEEDKRDHDDKYYRPNRKILTTKTRDYRPYSRDARDVKEEPRVNSTQEQTDWRKDPNLPPTYDSYGFTITPTEMMREFTKMGDTVKWPVKSNKPKANPESKLWCDYHGDYGHKASDCVALRRELQYLVRKGYLTEFMAGKTTGVIRDSPHKTPSKQLPPPPYHKIINFIAGGSEISGTTYSQAKRVARGKAPQMMVVAEKNDTTPALVFGDPDRQHVMEPQHDSLVISLPVGNCFIKRIMVDNGSAANIMMKDTLRQMALEDSDMIKKPTTLVGFSGETKRTIGEITLPTYVKGVNILTKFLVIDCDSTYNIIMGRPWIHDLQAVPSTFHQVLKFPTPWGSKKYEENKVWRESVTRHV